A portion of the Paenibacillus sp. PvR098 genome contains these proteins:
- a CDS encoding purine-nucleoside phosphorylase: protein MVQNPLMQNMKEAAEYIRGKYPVQPEIGLVLGSGLGVLADLVEDAVVIPYEDIPHFPVSTVEGHAGELLLGTVSGRHVLLMKGRFHMYEGYGVETVSFPVRVMKELGVETLLVTNAAGGINTSYEVGDLMLIKDHINFTFRNPLIGPNHNEMGVRFPDMSEAYSRRLREVAKTVATEQGLKLQEGVYIGLLGPSYETPAEIRMMRTLGADAVGMSTVAEVLVARHAGIEVLGFSCISNMAAGILDQPLSHQEVMETTERVKQKFLQLILSIIPRL from the coding sequence ATGGTACAAAACCCATTGATGCAAAATATGAAGGAAGCTGCGGAATATATTCGCGGGAAATATCCTGTTCAGCCTGAAATCGGTCTGGTGCTCGGCTCTGGGCTTGGTGTGCTCGCCGATTTGGTTGAGGATGCTGTCGTGATTCCATACGAGGATATCCCGCATTTTCCAGTATCCACGGTGGAGGGACATGCAGGTGAGCTGCTGCTCGGCACGGTCTCTGGGCGTCATGTCCTGCTGATGAAAGGACGCTTTCACATGTATGAAGGCTATGGCGTGGAGACGGTTTCGTTCCCTGTCCGCGTCATGAAAGAGCTAGGTGTTGAAACTCTGCTTGTTACCAATGCCGCAGGCGGTATTAATACCTCTTATGAGGTCGGCGATTTGATGCTGATCAAGGATCATATTAACTTTACGTTCCGCAACCCGCTGATCGGCCCCAACCACAACGAGATGGGCGTCCGCTTCCCGGATATGTCGGAGGCCTACAGCCGACGTTTGCGCGAGGTGGCAAAGACGGTCGCGACTGAGCAAGGATTAAAGCTTCAAGAAGGCGTATATATCGGCCTGTTAGGACCTTCCTATGAAACACCGGCGGAAATCCGGATGATGCGCACGTTAGGTGCAGACGCTGTAGGTATGTCTACGGTAGCTGAAGTGCTGGTCGCTCGCCATGCAGGAATCGAAGTGCTAGGTTTCTCCTGCATCAGCAATATGGCGGCAGGCATTCTGGATCAGCCGCTGTCGCACCAAGAAGTGATGGAAACGACGGAGCGGGTGAAGCAAAAGTTCTTGCAGCTCATCTTGAGCATTATTCCGCGCCTGTAG
- a CDS encoding purine-nucleoside phosphorylase, translating to MEPYYVQHIQESAQWISDRIDRRPLDIGLVLGSGLGDMAAQVEDAVTIPYDRIPHFPVSTVEGHAGQFVIGKLEGKSVIVMQGRFHYYEGYSMKKVVFPIYVMKQLGVRSLVITNAAGGMNKGFQAGDLMLISDHLNMTGDNPLIGINRPELGPRFPDMSQAYSREYRVLAKRIAERMGQEREEMVRLQEGVYAGISGPNYLPPAELTMLAQLGGDAIGMSTVGEVIAASHTGLKVLGISCITDMAIGEELEPLTHEQVVAVANRTKPVFIELVKQFVREVTV from the coding sequence ATGGAACCTTATTATGTACAGCACATTCAGGAGTCTGCTCAGTGGATCAGCGATCGTATCGATCGTCGGCCGCTCGATATCGGTCTTGTTCTCGGTTCCGGTCTCGGAGACATGGCAGCTCAAGTGGAAGATGCCGTCACGATTCCTTACGATCGTATCCCGCATTTCCCGGTGTCAACGGTGGAAGGACATGCGGGCCAGTTCGTCATCGGCAAGCTGGAAGGCAAATCAGTCATCGTTATGCAAGGGCGATTTCATTATTATGAAGGCTACTCGATGAAAAAAGTCGTGTTTCCGATCTACGTCATGAAGCAGCTCGGGGTTCGTTCTTTGGTTATCACCAATGCTGCGGGAGGAATGAACAAGGGCTTCCAAGCCGGTGATTTAATGCTCATCTCCGATCATTTGAATATGACCGGAGATAACCCGCTCATCGGAATTAACCGTCCCGAGCTGGGGCCTCGCTTTCCGGATATGTCACAGGCCTACAGTCGTGAATACCGCGTTTTGGCTAAGCGAATTGCAGAACGAATGGGGCAGGAACGCGAAGAAATGGTCCGGCTTCAGGAAGGCGTCTATGCCGGTATCAGCGGACCGAATTATTTGCCTCCAGCAGAGCTGACGATGCTTGCACAGCTCGGAGGTGATGCGATCGGTATGTCCACGGTGGGCGAGGTCATCGCAGCCAGCCATACGGGACTTAAAGTGCTGGGAATCTCCTGCATCACTGACATGGCGATCGGAGAAGAGCTCGAGCCGCTTACCCATGAGCAGGTGGTCGCCGTAGCGAACCGGACGAAGCCCGTGTTCATAGAGCTGGTCAAACAGTTTGTGCGGGAAGTCACCGTATAG